The DNA sequence GGACTTTTGTTAAGACTTCACCCGCAGCAGTAATGCGAAACGCACCGGTTCCTGTTCCATTGGTTTTCCCAACAGCCTGCATTGCTGTTACCAAATGCTGGGGTGGCTCACAGTGTGCCCTCAGGCCTCGATAGGACCACCGAACAATGTATCCACGCCCATGCCTTCTACTTTGATCAAGGCTGTATTTTGACCCTCGATACGCAGATGGCCATGGTTTTCCGGGCTCGATTGTCACTTCTTGTCCGCTTGCCAGTGGGACTGCTGTTGGGACGAAATTAATTATCCCCACCGGTGATCCTCTCCTCGGTTTTCTTGAGGTCTTCCTGCAACCATTCGATTGGGTCATCATCAAATTCGGGTGCGGGTTCTTCCTCTTCTGTTTGCGAGTCTGTCGCTTCCGTGGCAGAATCTGGTGTTGCCTTGTGGTTCTCTGGGGAGGTCTTGTCTGTTGAACCTAGACTTGCTGCCCAATCTTCGAGTGCCTGTTCCTCCTCTGGAGAAAGATCTCGGGTGAGCGAGGGTGGCTCTTCGACGCTAAATGATGGGTTCTCAAGCGTACCAATGTATACGGGTAGCATTGAGAGGTCGGCACGTTCTTTTCGAAGTTTGATGATGTTGCGGACAACTGGAGGAAGGGACCCAAATTGTTCGCGGACGAGTTGTGGTGCTGGGTCGCGAATCAACGTGATCACATCTCCATTGGGTGTTACTCGGAACGACCCCCCCTCCGGTTTGTATACCCGAAGCTGGCGCCAGATGTTATCTGGGAGCGTTGAGGTGACTGAATGGTTCTTTCGTGTTTGAGTATTACGCCACCAAAGGCGGCCGTTCACGTTGTATGAATATCGGGCCCCATCGTAGACGCTTGGCCATAAATCGCCAGCAGAGAGGCCAGTTGGTTGGATCTCGATTGCCTTGCTTTTGTCAGCGTCCGGGACTAATTTCCCGCTCAGATCCACCTCTCCAATCCAGACACCCGTATATTCCTCAGTGTCAGATTCTTCCTCCTCGAGCTTGGTGAGCACCTGTCCAGTTTCTGTTATATGGATTCGCCCGCCAAGTGGCCGCACTTCCAACAAGTCCTCAACTATCTCCTTCGGGAAATCTTCGCACTTGAGTCGGTCAGTTCCATTGTAGACCTGCCACCAAACGTCTTCTTTTTGGTTGACGTGTAATCGGAAGCCACGATAGTGTTCAGACCATTTTTCGCCGATAGAGAGTTTGTTTTGCGTCATTGTTAGGTTAGTTTCGCTGTATGATTCGGTGATTAGATAAGTGGTACCATGTGACTATCGCTTGAATTGACTTGATGCTATATCATCATATATGTATTGATATATTGCACATATCCCACAGATTCTTTGTTCGAATGATGGTATCAATCGAGTGACGTAGCGACCATTGTCACCGTCATAATTTTCTGTCTTAGACTGGACTATTGTTCTCGAAGTCGAGTTTGATCTCGCTGAGGATCGTTTCATCTTCCTCTTGGTCTTCATCTCGATGATTGGCCTGGAGGTAGGTGACAACCGCATCGGTTGGGTCACCAGTCACATCCCCAAACTCTTCAGCAGCGATCTGTGCTCCACCTGCTGCATACTGAGCCAGAATCTGAAGTTGCTTCTTCGGGTTTAGAAGCGCTGCGGGGTCCTTTGTATCCTGGAAGGCAATCGATGCGGCGACGACACGATAGAGGTCTTTTTTCTGGAGGTGCATCCAGAGCATCTCGTTGTCCCCTTCGTAGCCTTCACGCACCACTTTGCCCTTGTTGAATCCAAGTGTTGCTGCGAACACGAAAAAGTCCACATAGGACCCAAATACCCCGTAATCGTCGACGAGAGTTTCATAGATCGGTGTCTTCTCGTAATTTACACGTGCACTTGCTGATTCACTCATTTTTATTCACCACCTGCAACCGCAGTCTGCTGACTTTCAATATGCGTCTGTGGATAGTTCTTCTCGCCTTGTCCTCGATCATAATTCAACCAATACTGCTTGCCGACGAACGGTTGCATCTCTTCGGCAACCGCTCCATCCCACTGAGAATCAGTGGCGAAAACAATCACCTGCTCAGCCAGATGAGGCATCAACCGACCCACCTGCTTTTGGTGCGTCTTGTCTAACGACCCGAAAGGTGAGTCCATCACCACTGGGTAAATGCCACCTTTGAAATACGGCGAATCATCGCTTGTCTCATAGCGCTCACGCGCAATTGAAACAAGACTTCCAATAAAGGCTAAACTCGCAATTTGCCGTTCACCAGTAGATTTGTCAACTGGAGCGAGTGCCCCGTCAACTTTCTGCCGAATGAGGAGCTTGAAATCCTCTGAAATATCGGCTTCTAAATCCTTGTGAGAGATCTCTGCAAAGGTCTCTTTGACCAGTCTATCCGACCATCCACGAACTGTAGATTGCAGGTCTACGAAGTTGGCCTCTAACTCTTCTCTAACAGCAACTGCCGCGGCCCGTCGGCGTTTTGCCGTAAGGGCCTTCCCTTTCTCCTCTTCTTCGGCTTCGATATCCGCTTCTAAATCCTCAATTTTCTCCTCATCATCTTGAAGACGCTGGTCGAGTCGAATGATCTGCTCTTTCGTATCCTCAAGCTGCTTTACTTTCTCTTTACGGGTACGCTCGAGCTCAGCTGGGCTTTCACGATTTTTGTCAGAGGTTTCATCTAGCCCTTCAAGCTTTGTGCTCACCTCATCGATTTTCTCAGTTAATTCCGTAACTTGCCCTTCTAGTGTTTCGCGTTCTGCAACTAGCGTATCAATTTTTTCGAACAGCTTCGACCGACCGACAGCAATGTGTTCAAGTTGGGAGATGAGGTGAATTGCTGCTTGGTCTAAGCCTTCTATTTTGAGTTCAGACTTCCAACCTTCAACTGCTGTATAGGGGTCTGTACCTGCCTCAAGCGGGCGGTCACAAATGCATTCTCCCTTGTTGAGAAGCCGGTCTACAAACTCATTGCTGAGCTCAGATGGGATATCTCCTTTCGCCCGAAGCTCATCAATTGCTTCGGCAGTCGCCCGAATCGCCGGCATCCCAAACTCAAGATAGGCAGATTCTGATATCTCTTCTCGAATATTGGCATTGATCTTCTCGATTTGTTCCTCAATTTCCGCTCGCTGAGCTTCGAGCTCAGATCGGTCCTCTTCGAGTTCAGCACTCTCCTCTAACTCTTCGAGTTGGGCCTTTATATCTCCAATTTCGCCCTCGAGCGTGATTTTAGCCTCTCGTTTTGCAGAGATCTCTCGTTTCCGGTCGCGGATATCGGCCTCTAATTCATGCTTTTCTGCAAGGAGTTTCTTGAGCTCGTCACTCCCGAACTCTTCCATTTGACTCTCATATTCACTCTCGACGGTTCGCAGATGACGAATAGACCGCTCAAGAATGGTAAGGCCCATAATATTCTGAATTGCTTCCTGGACTCGGTCCTGGTTGTCTACTCCAGCGAGCTCGTCGATATCTTCTCCATCGAAGAAGAAGAGACTTCGAAGCCGGTCTGGGAGGATCTGCTTTAGACGCGTATCCGGGTTCTTCACCTCTCTCATCTCTCCATTCGCTTGTTCTTCTGCCAAGCTAATCCCCTGGTCTTCGAACACACCGTGCAGGTCGCCTTCTTTTTCTTTGCGAAGTTCTACCCACCGGGTTGCTCGAAATTCAGTCCCATCGTGCGTGAACGAGAGTGTCCCCTCAACTCGAATCCGGTTTCCAACCGCAGTTTG is a window from the Haladaptatus sp. ZSTT2 genome containing:
- a CDS encoding AAA family ATPase — encoded protein: MELISLRLQNFRQFKDATIDFSIEEGKSVTVIHGPNGSGKTTLLNAFPWILYGAIGFENGIEHLPNEGVVAQTAVGNRIRVEGTLSFTHDGTEFRATRWVELRKEKEGDLHGVFEDQGISLAEEQANGEMREVKNPDTRLKQILPDRLRSLFFFDGEDIDELAGVDNQDRVQEAIQNIMGLTILERSIRHLRTVESEYESQMEEFGSDELKKLLAEKHELEADIRDRKREISAKREAKITLEGEIGDIKAQLEELEESAELEEDRSELEAQRAEIEEQIEKINANIREEISESAYLEFGMPAIRATAEAIDELRAKGDIPSELSNEFVDRLLNKGECICDRPLEAGTDPYTAVEGWKSELKIEGLDQAAIHLISQLEHIAVGRSKLFEKIDTLVAERETLEGQVTELTEKIDEVSTKLEGLDETSDKNRESPAELERTRKEKVKQLEDTKEQIIRLDQRLQDDEEKIEDLEADIEAEEEEKGKALTAKRRRAAAVAVREELEANFVDLQSTVRGWSDRLVKETFAEISHKDLEADISEDFKLLIRQKVDGALAPVDKSTGERQIASLAFIGSLVSIARERYETSDDSPYFKGGIYPVVMDSPFGSLDKTHQKQVGRLMPHLAEQVIVFATDSQWDGAVAEEMQPFVGKQYWLNYDRGQGEKNYPQTHIESQQTAVAGGE